A window of Aptenodytes patagonicus chromosome 1, bAptPat1.pri.cur, whole genome shotgun sequence genomic DNA:
AAAACATCTGCTACAACTCCAACCATAACATACCCTCCCTCTGCTTCTGGAATAGCATTTGCAAATAGAATAAATACCAATTTCCTGAACACATCCTGGATACATGTAAGCCGAGGAAACTGCAAAACTGTCCATATTCATACAGTGGAATAGGCTGTTACACATTATTTGAAAAGACACACTTCAGTAAAGATTCGTTATTAAAATAGCTCAAACTGGTCTAACTCAAATGCCGCCCGTTCACTTGGCAGCAGTCCTTATCCCACCTGTAGCTTCTAAACAACTAAATCATTTGCCAAGCCCTTTTCTCTCAATGGAGCCTCTTAGATTAATAGGGACAGCTGACCTCTGAGCCCTTAGAAGGGCAAGGCACTTGAATCCGTTCCTTTCCAATCGCAGTCACTCAGGCCGTGAGgaacctcgggaggtctctagtccaaccttctgcccaaagcagggacaactgagatcagaccaggttgctcagggctttgtccactCAGGCGTGGAAAAAGGATGCAGATGGCACAACCACACAGGGCAACGtgctccactgcttgactgtccccTCATGGGGAAAAGGAGTCTGCTCATATCCAGTCTGAGCCTCTCATTTCCATTTAAGCCTCTCCCCACATGGTCTCTCCCTACGTTCAATGCTGCAAACAGCTTGACTGACTCTAGAAGGAGTTTACTGAGAAGAATGATAGTGGCAGGCTGCTACTAGGTCCCcttggagccttctcttttccaggctaaataAGCCCAGTTTCCTCACCAGGCAAGTGCTCTGTCCCTTTTGGTGGCCCTCCAGCTTTATCGGTATCTCTTTCTTGTACTAGAGGACCCAAAATTGGACTCAGTAATCCAAATGCAGACTCATGAGTGCTAAACAGAGGGAGATAATCCtttcccttgatctgctggctgtGCATCTGTTAATACAGTCCCAATTTGCTGTCAAATGCAAACCTGATGAGTGTTCTCGATTCTCTCCAAGtcataaagatgttaaacaggccAGGTACCAGGACAGACCCCTGCAGTACCCCATGTGTCAGTCACCCAAGTAGAGCATGACCCACTACCCTCCAAGCAAACATCCATCTAGTCCTTTAACGTTGTCCACCCATCCAAGCTGTAACATCCCAACGTGAATACCAAAATATTGTcagagacagtgttgaaagccttgttaaaaaaataatcaagctaAGTgacagccactgctctcccctcgtccataaatccagtcattttatcacaCAAGGCAATTGGGTGGGTCAAACATGATTTACCCTAGGTAAAAACATGCTGACTGTTCCcaaccaacaccaccacccagAGGCCTGAGAGACCTTCATGGTGAAGACTGAGGTagagaaggcactgagtacctctgCCTAACCTGACTCTGCTGTCACTAAGTTACCTGCCCCATTCAGCAACACGCCCACACTCTCCTCACTCAATCTTTTACGATTAATGTCGTGGTAGAAGCTCTTCTTGCTGCCCTTGACACTCCTTGCAAGTCTcaactctagctgagctttggctttcctgacacCATTCCAACACTCCCAAGCAAAGCTGCTAAATTCCACTTCATAAGGTGTCCTTGCTTCCAATCTCTATATGCTGCTTTTTTGCACTGGAGCTCAGTTATGGATTCCCTGCTTAAGCCAAACTTGTCTCCCCATAACTCCACCAGTTCTCCTAAGCATCAGGATGGACTCTCTTGTGCTTGCAGAATGCTGTCCTTAAAGACCTGCCAACTTTCCTGAGCTTCtctcctcttcagagctctcacAAGCTCCCACCTATGAGTTTCCTGAATAAGCCAAAGACTGCTCTCCTAAGCTACAGGGTCTGTACTCTCAGACCTTTTTAACTCTACTCAGGATCTTGAGGTCCATTATTTCATAGCCTCTACAGTCAATACTGCCACCGATTATCACACCCCAACCGTTTCTGTGAAGAGCGCCACAACCTGCTGTGCATTACCTCTGGTTGGCCTACCTAGCCCCTGTATCAAGAAGTTATCCCTGACACCCTCCAGAATCCTCTGGGACGGCTTCCATCTCCCACTGTGTTGCCCTTTCAAGCAGATGCCATGGAGACTGAGTTTCCTCATACGAACCGAACCAGGTTTGTGATCTGGAGACTTCCTTGAGTTGTGTAAGTATAACTTCATCTACTTTCTCTCAACTTGTTCCACTGCTTGCACTAATACCTGTCAGAACAGTTTCAGACTTATTTCTGAAGCTCCATGGTTTGTTCATAGGATACAAAGTTAATCACTCTTGTTAATTTCCCCACATTACCATTTGAACAGAGATTTTCTTACTTACCTCTGAGAGCATTAATTCTATTGCAGTCCAGTGGGCTCATGCCACGTTCAAGATTACCATATACATTGCTTTTTACCAGCACATCTTCAGTGAACATATGACGAATTAGGTAGCGAGCTGACAACTCTGGCCGAGACTTCCCTTTAGCTACATAAATGACTGAGAAAGGCAACTGAACATTGCGCCATGGACTTCCAAGAAGTTCTAGAAAggatgtgtgagagagagagagagagagagagagagagagagagagagagagagagagagagagagagagagagagagagagagagagagagagagagagagattttactTATCCAATACTGACCATGCTTCAAAGTGGCTGTATTACACTAGAACTAGGACACAAAAAGTTCTCCCCAAAACTACTGTACTTGCTTGGAAAGACCAGAGCAAAACCATAACGCTACAGCTAATACTAAAATGCAACATACTGCAGATGAATGTCCAAGTAGCCAAAACCCCCTGCCTGTTTTACAACAGCGTAACAGCACTTCTGATATGCTTTCAGCAATGCTAGCAATGTAACCTGCATTATTAATGATTGCTTTCTAAATTGTTTTCATCTCACGTGAAAAGATGATGCTATTCCAATTACGTAAGTAAATAAGAGTTCTGCTATTTCAATGGTGCTTAAATCCTGTAAGTggaaactgaaaaacagagtGAGTATTTAACTACTTCAACCTGACTCCgctgcaaacattaaaaaaaaaagcaaaatgtatagTAAATCAGGAGGTCTGTGGGATCAGGCTAACAAATCTTGGGTGCAGGAGCAGATCTGCTGGAGCCCCAAAGTTATTctaatcaaataaattatttccaagGGCAACTAATCTCAGCTCATTTTCCTTGAAGCTCTCTAGAGGCATCACATGCTGTACATGGAATTTTTTCCAATGCATTTGTAtattgtgcatttaaaaaaaaaagtataaaggcTGCTTTAAGATTTTTATTGTCCTAAATTGTCAGTTTTACAGAAAGGCgtgcttttcttctgcaattgCAATACCATTCAATAGATATTCTGAGCTAGCTTACTCCATTAAGGTAGAATAtctaccaaacaaaaaaaaacaacccacaaaaacaacaggGCAAGTATGAAATAattcttgaaaaataattattcagaGAAACTGAACAGAATATCTTACAGCTGAACTTTCCAATCTTACAGTAGATATGCATTATGGGACATTGGTAGATGCAAACACATGTTCTGTTAGCCAGATAATGTTTTGTTTGCTCCCGTGAAGACTTACTATATATACAGCAAGCGACTGCcttaagaggaaaagaagagtcACATAGTTCAGCAAATCCCTTCACTACACAATTTCACCTACCGTAGCATCTTCTGCCTCTCATTGACCATTTAAAATGTAACACAAAACCCCAGAAGATGAAAATGTCTTAGTTTACCCATAGGTTCCAAAGACTGCTGTTTCTTGACTGAAGGTGTGTGGAAAGCATCTGGAAACTTATCCAATCCTGAATTCTGCAATGTGTCAGTTGAGGAGCTGGTCATTTTCTGAGAGTTTTGAGAATTGCCTTCACTATCTTCATTATAATTTAAATCTATACAATGAGATGTATCTGGAGCGTCAgccactttttctttcccttcagctgCCTCCTGAAACATTCAATGAGGTTAGCACATGCACTGGGAGAAGCCTACCAGTTTTCTAACTAGTGTTCCAGTTCGTTTTCCATTTAGTATAAATTCGATTCCAGATATTTACAATATAGTTACTCCTGAGTTTCAATCATGAAAACCACAGGCGAAACATACTAAATATTCACAGATTTGCACAAAGCTTTTTAGAAGCAGAGGTAAACGGAGTTACAGGTGTTTTGGGAGTGATGTTTCAGCCAATATAAAGTTGAAATGAATGGCTGGATACATCTGAAGGAAAGCCTGTGAAAACAGTGCTAGAAGCTACATGTTTAAGCTTGCAATCAAGTTTGACACTACTTCTGGGCAACATTTACAGTGTCTTCCTTTTAGTATCCTATGCTTATACATCTCAACTGAATGCTGGACACAGGAGCGGGAAGAGGCAGAGCAAGAGAAAGGCTTATGCTTCTAGTATTCCCCACATGGCAGTAGTGCTGCAGTCAGCAGGCCTACGCTGAGCAGTGCAAAGACGGAACCCAAGGAATTTCCAATTAGAGCACTTCTATGATGAGGAGTTCAAATAATTAATTTGAGAAAGAAGCACAAACTTAGTACTTAATGAATTATCACCTTAAGACAACTTactgggtttatttttgtttcagagcGTAAACAGCGGATCATAGCATTGACATTCGTGATACAGGTTTTCCAGTCTTTTCCATGCTCGCTCAAATCATAGTTTGGAAAGTTAGTTGCAAGAAACTCTGCATATAAAACgtagaaaaaaatttaagctTCATgacaaaaagcagtatttaaaagtattctaatttagaaagaaagagagaaagccaagAAATGCTTCACGTTTACTGTTCTCCATGTAGAAGCTTTAGATTTCCAGCTTTAATTAAAGAGAGATAGTAAACTCACATTTTGAAACTAAGCACCACCATGAATTTAAGATGTGCAGTTATATTTTTTTGAGGTGTTGTGAATAATGCTTTTATTATTAAGCATTTCGTTGTAGAATTAGGGGAAAGGTATGATTTATCATactaatgttaattaaaaaaaaaacaacacaaataacAGACAGGGTAATGCTGATGCTGCAACTACTTCAGATGGCTTAAATAATCTCCCACCCTTTAAACAGGAAGGAGACGTATAGGTTCACACATACGTGCCGTGTGATCTGTTTAAATggcttgacatttaaaaaaatgccctCCCCATCTTCACCATTTCTCAAACAAGAGAAGTGAACttaagagaaagagaagagtatTTAAGAATCACCAGTTAACGTTCATCCCAAGTATACCGTggccagaaaaaaaccccaaaccaaacccgaaccaaaaaccccaaaaaatccatgccacacacaaacacagaataaGTTGTGATGAAAAATTTAGAAAGTCAGCATGACTGATGAACATGAAGTACACAAAACTAGGAGAAGTCAGAATTGTTTTATCCACattgaagaaaaatgaacattGAGAATTACAAAGTAGgaatttcaaaaccaaaagacaCAGCAGGGTGGAGCACATCCACTACCACATTTATCAGTTCACCAGCTGCTAGACAATGAttcacagaaacagagaaaaggactCCTTGTAAGTTAAAATGTTAAGCATTAAAGAGGTAAATCTGTGCCTTTTGAAAGGTAACATACCTCTTATTGCAGCAATTTTGTTTGGATCCAATGTTCTGCGCCCTCGTGCACTCACTCCCATAATGCTGCACAATAATGTTTCCTTGGGGAACAAGACACGAACTAAGTAGCGCGCCGCATACTTTGGTTTAGTCTTTTGCCGAGCTTTCATCAAATAGTTTCCAGGAACTTTTACATTTCTCACTGGGTCACCAACAAActcttttgtaaaacaaaaacatttaaagaaaaaaaaaaaattaaaaaacccaagcaagTTGTTAAAGAAAGAAcactttttcaaactttttctcAACCTCTATGGTACTCTCAGTATATGTTCTCTACTACACCTAGTTCTACTATGTATTACTCATCTTTGCCCTTACAAGAGCAGCTTTAAATTGGAATGGTAACAGAAGTATCTTTTTGATTCACGTTAACCACCAATGTAACTAACTGAAATAGTAACACTCAAGAAAATACATTAGACACATAAGAGTCCAAAATGTTCAGACTAGCCTATTTTGCACACGTGCAGTTACCATGTATGTTTTCAAGACAATGACCCATGAAGAATGGCATATCCATACATAGTATTGTTAAATCATACACTGTTTACAAATTCGCTGATAGATATCCGAGTATTTCACCTACTATTCGTGCAGCTCTTCAGCTGTATGAACTTATTTTTTAGACCAAAAGCAACCAAAACCTCATAGCTCAGCCTTccacataatcatagaatcatagaatcattgaggttggaaaagacctctaagatcatcgagtccaaccgtcaacccaacaccaccatgcccactaaaccatgtccctaagcgcctcatctacacgtcttttaaatacctccagggatggggactcaaccacttccctgggcagactgttccaatgtttcaccactctttcagtaaagaaatttttccttacatccaatctaaacctcccctggcgcaacttgaggccatttcctctcgtcctatcgcttgttacttcggagaaaagaccaacacccacctcgctacaacctccttgcaggtagttgtagagagctatgaggtctctcctcagcctccttttctccaggctaaacagtcccagttccctcagccgctcctcataagacttgttctccagacccctcaccagcctcgttgcccttctctggacacgctccagcacctcaacgtccttcttgcagtgaggggcccaaaactgaacacagtattcgaggtgcggcctcaccagtgccgagtacaggggcacgatcacttccctactcctgctggccacactatttctggtacaggccaggatgccattggccttcttggccgcctgggtacactgccggctcatgttcagccagctgtcgaccaacacccccaggtccttttccgacaagcagctttccagccactcttccccaagcctgtagcgctgcatggggttgttgtggccgaagtgcaggacccggcacttgtccttgttgaacctcatacagttggcctgggcccaccgatccagcctgtccaggtccctctgcagagccttcctaccctcgagcagatcaacactcccgcccaacttggtgtcgtctgcaaacttaatgagggtgcactcaatcccctcatccagatcatcaataaagatattaaacaagaccggccccagtactgagccctggggaacaccgctcgtgaccagccgccaactggatgtaactccattcaccacaactctctgggcccggccgtccagccagttttttacccagcgcagagtccacctgtctaagccgtgagccgccagcttcttgaggagaatgctgtgggagacagtgtcaaaggccttactgaagtccaggtagaccacatccacagcctttccctcatccactaggcgggtcacctggtcatagaaggagatcaggttggtcaagcaggacctgcctttcatgaatccgtgctggctaggctggatcccctggttgtcccgctcatgccttgtgagcgccctcaagatgaaccactccataatcttccccggcaccgaggtcaggctgacaggcctgtagttccccggatcctccttccggcccttcttgtggatgggggtcacattggcaagcctccagtcttccgggacctcccccgttaaccaggactgctgataaatgatggagagtggcttggcgagcacctccgccagctccctcagcactctcgggtggatcccatccggccccatagacttgtgagtgtccaggtggcatagcaggtcattgactgcttcctcctggattacggggggttcatcctgctcgccgtccccgtcttccagctcggggggccgagtaccctgaggataactggtctgcctgttaaagactgaggcaaagaaggcattgagtacctcagccttttcctcatcctcagtgacaatgttcccccttgcatccaataaaggatggagattctccttggctctcttcttgtcattaatatatttgtaaaaactttttttgttgtctttaacgacagcggccagattgcgttctggctgggcttttgcctttctcatttcttctctgcacgacctaatgagatccctgtactcttcttgagtcgcctgccccttcttccacaagcggtaaactctcctttttctcctgagtcccagcaagagctccccgttcagccaggccggtcatcttccccgcccattcttcttacggcgtacagggacagcctgctcctgcgcctttaagacttccttcttgaagatcgtccagccttcctggacccctttgcccttcaggaccgtctcccacgggactctctcaaccagcgtcctgaacaggccaaagtccgccctccggaagtccatggttgtggttttgctgccccccctccttacttcaccaagaatcgagaattctatcatttcatggttgctaagcccaagacggcctccgaccaccacatctcccaccagtctttctctgtttgtaaacagcaggttgagcgaggtacctcccctggtaggctcacttaccagctgtgtcaggaagttgtcttccacacactccaggaacctcctagactgcttcctctctgccgtgttgtatttccagcagacgtccgggaagttgaagtcccccacgagaacaagggctagcgattgagagacttctgccagccgcttgtagaatgcttcatccaccccttcatcctggttgggtggtctataacagactcccagcaggatatctgcctcgttggccttccccctcatccttacccataaacactcgaccgtatcatcatcacaatcgttgagctctaacTCTAACTCAGAGCGTTTACactttagaaagaaatatattaatttttaaaacatggtgCTATTTTATATGTACTTGTTTATAATGCAATGATCTATGGAATTCTTCATTTTCTATGGAattaaatattctgaaagaaacCAAACACTGCAGAATTTGAGGATAGAAAGGATTTTTCACTGATAAAATCCTccacaagaagaaaacaggtatttCCTTCACACAAATCAGGTAAGTTGCTTTCTTAAATACAAAACGTATACAGGCATACACCTCCACTTAGCTTTACTGGCAACCTCTTTTGTCTTTTGAAACATATGCATAGCATGCATACATTACTTATGACATATACACAGGTTAAAAATAGGTTACATCAAGAGTATCAAGAAAGAGAGGGCCTAGTCTTAAAAGAACCCAAAGCACGTACTGAAAATCAAATGCTTGTGGTAGTCTATACAACTGTATGTATACTGCAGAGGTTTTTAAGTGATCCCTGGCATATTAAACATTCCTATGACCTTTGTTTCAAGAGTTTTAAACAGTATTCCATTATAGAAATGCTTGTAAGGCAGCGAGTTCTGCTCCTTTACTTTTGCTAAATAACGACAGAGAGACTTCTTTAGGCGTATTTTTTTATACTAGCAGCAGTTTTTTAGCCTTTGTTTCTGAGTATTTATTACAAAGGGACTCACCAAAGCTAGGACTGATGGAGACTGAAGAAGATGGTAGTTCTTTACTAATGTTTGCACTCCCAGATGCATTTCTGTAGTTCACCACCACAGCATTATTTCCCAAACTGGTCTCAGATGGTGCTGGCATCGATGACGATGCCACTGGTGAAGATGCAATGTTGACAGTACTTTCCACAACGCTGGCTACAAGATTTGGTCGTGGAGAAAGGTCAGGCATCCTGTTAGCTGCTGCGTATGATGAATGCAACGAATGCGTAGAAACTATAGTGGGGAGTGGTGGGCTCTGCCTACGAACAGGTTGCTGCGATTCAAGCTGAAGACTCTGTTGAACATGTTTGATTGTGGAATTGACCTGAACATGGCCATTTTGTAAAGCAACCCTTATGACTGGGCTATGCCTTCCCTGGCCTGGCGAAGAGAGATGAAGACTTGATTCCCTTTCCATGGATTTTTGCACTCTTATTTTTCCTTGGGGCAAATGACTGGAACTTCTATATGTAAATCCAACTGGTTTCTGTAAATGTGATtcagaaaacaattaaaaggTTAACTTAACCAGACATACttggtcatttttttctttagtaaacCAGGAAGACTA
This region includes:
- the BEND2 gene encoding BEN domain-containing protein 2 isoform X1, which encodes MSAEDYVSVNVEDDVEAVIIDHGENGLSTQSCVSMEQNSDVNGVHHVAQLAYGSEGLSVLAERVASQMSHSASMQRGNGHSPEKMDFVFSHNKRKRLTPTLVGQNVMRTREGEYEDSDSVIYEYEPDYECGSIVSEASYTEASYAGDQQKTLMEVLSYCQAMYDAIQKLDKKFDLLHRKVSEMQHTRVKPLLLKPKPVGFTYRSSSHLPQGKIRVQKSMERESSLHLSSPGQGRHSPVIRVALQNGHVQVNSTIKHVQQSLQLESQQPVRRQSPPLPTIVSTHSLHSSYAAANRMPDLSPRPNLVASVVESTVNIASSPVASSSMPAPSETSLGNNAVVVNYRNASGSANISKELPSSSVSISPSFEFVGDPVRNVKVPGNYLMKARQKTKPKYAARYLVRVLFPKETLLCSIMGVSARGRRTLDPNKIAAIREFLATNFPNYDLSEHGKDWKTCITNVNAMIRCLRSETKINPEAAEGKEKVADAPDTSHCIDLNYNEDSEGNSQNSQKMTSSSTDTLQNSGLDKFPDAFHTPSVKKQQSLEPMELLGSPWRNVQLPFSVIYVAKGKSRPELSARYLIRHMFTEDVLVKSNVYGNLERGMSPLDCNRINALRDFLQENYPSFDLKETGYDWKACVAAINSTIRSLRHDHKKATVGIRRKVLAVPSLSAKSPPQSPTSVKPFESDTINLTD
- the BEND2 gene encoding BEN domain-containing protein 2 isoform X2: MEQNSDVNGVHHVAQLAYGSEGLSVLAERVASQMSHSASMQRGNGHSPEKMDFVFSHNKRKRLTPTLVGQNVMRTREGEYEDSDSVIYEYEPDYECGSIVSEASYTEASYAGDQQKTLMEVLSYCQAMYDAIQKLDKKFDLLHRKVSEMQHTRVKPLLLKPKPVGFTYRSSSHLPQGKIRVQKSMERESSLHLSSPGQGRHSPVIRVALQNGHVQVNSTIKHVQQSLQLESQQPVRRQSPPLPTIVSTHSLHSSYAAANRMPDLSPRPNLVASVVESTVNIASSPVASSSMPAPSETSLGNNAVVVNYRNASGSANISKELPSSSVSISPSFEFVGDPVRNVKVPGNYLMKARQKTKPKYAARYLVRVLFPKETLLCSIMGVSARGRRTLDPNKIAAIREFLATNFPNYDLSEHGKDWKTCITNVNAMIRCLRSETKINPEAAEGKEKVADAPDTSHCIDLNYNEDSEGNSQNSQKMTSSSTDTLQNSGLDKFPDAFHTPSVKKQQSLEPMELLGSPWRNVQLPFSVIYVAKGKSRPELSARYLIRHMFTEDVLVKSNVYGNLERGMSPLDCNRINALRDFLQENYPSFDLKETGYDWKACVAAINSTIRSLRHDHKKATVGIRRKVLAVPSLSAKSPPQSPTSVKPFESDTINLTD